Proteins from one Paraburkholderia acidisoli genomic window:
- a CDS encoding AMP-binding protein gives METPCPSAAMRWIDTPADLLAFERMPAAEAVPVSTTAQLLARNAEQFGEQDALLFLESPDRPDEVLRISHRRLFDDVARAASLFRASGVERGDTVAILAPHMPSTHVAIWGAQLAGRAFPVNYLLGADHIAALLRASNAKAAVILGATPELTVHAALRDAIAQAGCVAHVFEIDPCESAPAPGSFQHRVSTAHDDGATLAQELDAETVASLYHTGGTTGLPKLLTHSHRNEVHTSWFAARFYRFGPGDRMLNGFPLFHVAGAFVYGLASLAAGGSIFIPTLTGMRNTRFMSRIWEIAQRHRVTHLGCVPTVLSALLNGSPDAAPARGDPTVRAALTGGSPLPADLAARFEQRFAIPVRNIFGMTECVGVVSIEPVGAARIPGSAGLPLPLTRVCAIPLEDGCPTRVRRVCAPGETGQLAISGPHVSRGYLDAAANASTFTQDGWLLSGDLGHVDADGRVFLTGRAKDLIIRGGHNLDPRAIEEAVLGIDDVVVCAAVGEPDAYAGELPVVFVVLRAGSPLDAQALHPLIRERIHEPPAMPRRIIVLEALPLTAIGKIYKPALRAHAARVKLLDLLAAQLPPARCDVQCMENKGRLRATVTLDASTHDAVPDRVKLALAGLDLDIEWRVGTPLPPQAANP, from the coding sequence ATGGAGACGCCCTGCCCAAGCGCGGCCATGCGCTGGATCGACACGCCCGCCGACCTGCTCGCCTTCGAGCGCATGCCGGCCGCCGAAGCCGTTCCCGTGAGCACCACCGCGCAACTGCTCGCCCGCAACGCGGAGCAATTCGGCGAGCAAGACGCGCTGCTGTTCCTCGAATCGCCGGATCGTCCCGACGAGGTCCTGCGCATCTCGCATCGGCGGCTATTCGACGATGTCGCGCGCGCCGCGAGCCTGTTTCGCGCCAGCGGCGTCGAACGCGGCGACACCGTGGCGATCCTCGCGCCGCACATGCCGTCGACGCACGTGGCGATCTGGGGCGCGCAACTCGCGGGCCGCGCATTTCCCGTCAACTACCTGCTCGGCGCGGATCACATTGCCGCGTTGCTACGCGCCTCGAATGCGAAGGCCGCCGTCATTCTCGGCGCGACGCCCGAGCTGACGGTGCACGCGGCGCTGCGCGACGCCATCGCGCAGGCGGGCTGCGTCGCCCATGTTTTCGAAATCGACCCGTGTGAAAGCGCACCCGCGCCCGGTTCGTTCCAGCACCGCGTGAGCACCGCCCACGACGACGGGGCCACGCTCGCGCAGGAACTCGACGCCGAGACCGTCGCGTCCCTCTATCACACGGGCGGCACGACCGGCTTGCCGAAGCTGCTCACGCATTCGCATCGCAACGAGGTGCACACGAGCTGGTTCGCCGCGCGCTTCTACCGGTTCGGCCCAGGCGACCGCATGCTCAACGGCTTCCCGCTGTTTCACGTGGCGGGCGCCTTCGTCTATGGGCTTGCGTCGCTCGCGGCGGGCGGCTCGATCTTCATTCCCACGCTCACCGGCATGCGCAATACGCGCTTCATGAGCCGGATCTGGGAGATCGCGCAACGCCACCGCGTCACGCATCTGGGCTGTGTGCCGACCGTATTGTCGGCGTTGCTGAACGGCTCGCCCGACGCCGCGCCCGCGCGCGGCGACCCCACCGTGCGCGCGGCATTGACGGGCGGCTCGCCGCTCCCCGCCGACCTCGCCGCGCGCTTCGAACAGCGCTTCGCGATCCCGGTGCGCAATATCTTCGGCATGACCGAGTGCGTCGGCGTGGTGTCGATCGAGCCCGTGGGCGCGGCGCGTATTCCCGGCTCGGCAGGCTTGCCGCTGCCCTTGACGCGCGTGTGCGCCATTCCGCTCGAAGACGGTTGCCCCACGCGCGTGCGCCGCGTGTGCGCGCCCGGCGAAACCGGACAACTGGCGATTTCCGGGCCGCACGTGAGCCGCGGCTATCTCGACGCCGCCGCGAACGCCTCGACGTTCACGCAGGACGGCTGGCTGCTCTCGGGCGATCTCGGGCACGTCGACGCGGACGGCCGCGTGTTTCTGACCGGCCGCGCCAAGGACCTCATCATTCGCGGCGGCCACAACCTCGACCCGCGCGCGATCGAGGAAGCCGTGCTGGGTATCGACGACGTCGTGGTGTGCGCGGCCGTGGGCGAACCCGACGCCTATGCGGGCGAATTGCCGGTGGTGTTCGTCGTGCTGCGCGCGGGCTCGCCGCTCGACGCCCAGGCGCTGCACCCGCTGATTCGCGAGCGCATTCACGAGCCGCCCGCCATGCCGCGCCGGATCATCGTGCTCGAGGCGCTGCCGCTCACGGCCATCGGCAAGATCTACAAGCCGGCGCTGCGCGCGCACGCGGCGCGGGTCAAGCTGCTCGACCTGCTCGCCGCGCAGCTGCCGCCGGCGCGCTGCGACGTGCAATGCATGGAAAACAAGGGGCGTTTGCGCGCGACGGTGACACTCGACGCCAGCACGCACGACGCCGTGCCGGACCGCGTGAAGCTCGCGCTGGCCGGTCTCGACCTCGACATCGAATGGCGGGTGGGCACGCCTTTGCCTCCGCAGGCCGCCAATCCCTGA
- a CDS encoding 2-hydroxychromene-2-carboxylate isomerase — protein MTTSHDIDFYFDFISPFGYFASLRIDALAARYERRVRWRPVLIGVTVMKIMGSRALIDIPLKGDYIVREAERHRRRHGLTLARGLRETPMNPLPAMRAFAWLGEAWPEHAAPFARACFDAYWRLGRDLSVPEEIALAARSAGLPETVLAALPAACTDGAPLRRQVDEAVSRGVFGSPYFLVDDEPFFGVTSMETLEAWLAAGGW, from the coding sequence ATGACGACCTCGCACGACATCGACTTCTATTTCGACTTCATCTCGCCGTTCGGCTATTTCGCGAGCCTGCGTATCGATGCGCTCGCCGCGCGATACGAGCGCCGCGTGCGCTGGCGCCCGGTTCTGATCGGCGTGACGGTCATGAAGATCATGGGCAGCCGCGCGCTCATCGACATTCCGCTCAAGGGCGACTACATCGTGCGCGAAGCCGAACGCCATAGGCGCCGTCACGGCCTCACGCTCGCTCGCGGCCTGCGCGAAACGCCGATGAACCCGCTGCCCGCCATGCGCGCGTTCGCGTGGCTCGGCGAAGCGTGGCCGGAGCACGCCGCGCCGTTCGCGCGCGCCTGCTTCGACGCGTACTGGCGGCTCGGCCGCGATCTGTCCGTGCCGGAAGAGATCGCGTTGGCGGCGCGATCCGCCGGACTTCCGGAGACCGTCCTCGCCGCGTTGCCGGCCGCTTGCACCGACGGCGCGCCGCTGCGCCGCCAGGTGGACGAGGCCGTGAGCCGGGGCGTGTTCGGCTCGCCGTATTTTCTGGTGGACGACGAACCCTTCTTCGGCGTGACCAGCATGGAAACACTCGAGGCGTGGCTGGCCGCGGGCGGCTGGTGA